A stretch of the Lonchura striata isolate bLonStr1 chromosome 17, bLonStr1.mat, whole genome shotgun sequence genome encodes the following:
- the ROMO1 gene encoding reactive oxygen species modulator 1: MPVTVGPYGQSQPSCFDRIKMGFMMGFAVGMAAGALFGTFSCLRIGMRGRELMGGVGKTMMQSGGTFGTFMAIGMGIRC; this comes from the exons ATGCCTGTGACCGTGGGCCCATATGGGCAGTCGCAGCCCAGCTGCTTTGACAGAATAAAGATGGGTTTCATGATGGGCTTTGCAGTGGGCATGGCTGCAGGAGCGCTGTTCGGCACATTTTCCTGCCTCAG GATTGGCATGAGAGGACGAGAGCTGATGGGTGGAGTTGGCAAAACGATGATGCAAAGCggtgggacatttgggacattcATGGCCATTGGTATGGGAATACGCTGCTAA
- the NFS1 gene encoding cysteine desulfurase, with translation MLLWRRLAALRGERAPRRLRAGGPGPGPGPGPGPGPGRKSDGGGAPRPLYMDVQATTPLDPRVLDSMLPYLTAYYGNPHSRTHAYGWESEAAMEKARQQVADLIGADSREIIFTSGATESNNMAIKGVARFYKSRKKHIITTQTEHKCVLDSCRSLETEGFHITYLPVKKSGLIDLKELEAAFQPDTSLVSVMTVNNEIGVKQPIHDIGEICRAHKVFFHTDAAQAIGKIPMDVNNMKIDLMSISGHKIYGPKGVGALYVRRRPRVRLEPLQSGGGQERGLRSGTVPTPLAVGLGAACEVAQQEMEYDHKRISQLAERLVTKIMSEVPDVVMNGDQEHCYPGCINLSFAYVEGESLLMALKDVALSSGSACTSASLEPSYVLRAIGADEDLAHSSIRFGIGRFTTEEEVDYTVQKCIQHVKRLREMSPLWEMVQDGIDLKSIKWTQH, from the exons ATGCTGCTGTGGCGGCGCTTGGCGGCCCTGAGGGGCGAAAGAGCCCCGCGGCGGCTCCGAGCGgggggaccgggaccgggaccgggaccgggaccgggtcCGGGTCCGG GGCGAAAAAGCGATGGCGGCGGTGCTCCTCGGCCGCTTTACATGGATGTCCAGGCCACTACCCCGCTG GATCCCAGAGTCCTGGACAGCATGCTTCCATACCTGACAGCCTACTATGGCAACCCCCACTCCAGGACCCATGCCTACGGCTGGGagagcgaggctgccatggagaAAGCGAGGCAG cAAGTTGCAGATTTAATCGGAGCTGATTCACGGGAAATTATATTTACCAGTGGTGCAACAGAATCCAATAATATGGCAATTAAG GGTGTTGCAAGGTTCTATAAATCCAGAAAAAAGCATATCATTACTACGCAAACAGAGCACAAGTGTGTGTTGGATTCTTGTCGTTCCCTGGAAACAGAAGGTTTTCACATCACGTATCTACCTGTTAAAAAAAGTGGGCTCATAGATCTGAAG GAGCTGGAGGCTGCATTCCAGCCCGATACAAGTTTGGTTTCTGTAATGACTGTAAATAATGAAATAGGAGTAAAGCAGCCAATTCATGACATTG GTGAGATCTGCCGTGCACATAAGGTTTTCTTCCACACGGATGCTGCACAAGCGATTGGTAAAATACCTATGGATGTCAACAACATGAAAATTGACCTAATGAGCATCAGTGGCCATAAAATTTATGGGCCTAAAG GGGTTGGTGCTCTCTATGTTCGCCGTCGACCACGCGTCAGGCTAGAGCCCCTGCAGAGTGGGGGAGGCCAGGAGAGAGGACTGCGGTCTGGGACTGTGCCCACACCTCTAGCAGTGGGACTGGGGGCAGCATGTGAAGTGGCGCAGCAAGAGATGGAG TATGACCATAAGCGAATCTCACAATTGGCAGAACGACTGGTTACAAAAATAATGAGTGAAGTTCCTGATGTGGTGATGAATGGAGATCAAGAGCATTGCTATCCAG GATGTATCAATTTGTCTTTTGCATATGTGGAAGGGGAGAGTCTTCTGATGGCTCTGAAAGATGTGGCTCTGTCTTCAGGAAG tgcttgCACATCAGCTTCTCTGGAGCCTTCCTATGTTTTGCGGGCAATCGGAGCAGATGAAGACTTGGCTCACTCATCTATAAG ATTTGGCATTGGTCGTTTCACTACAGAAGAAGAAGTGGATTATACAGTGCAGAAATGCATACAGCACGTGaagaggctgagggaaatgAG CCCTCTCTGGGAAATGGTGCAGGATGGAATTGACCTCAAAAGCATTAAATGGACTCAGCACTGA